A window of the Maniola hyperantus chromosome 16, iAphHyp1.2, whole genome shotgun sequence genome harbors these coding sequences:
- the LOC117989641 gene encoding insulin-like growth factor 1 receptor isoform X2, producing MLSFSHEVKSTRTFEPAEYNGFCIDMFIHRKSLLSKLENCTIVIGDLKISPLDRTKPEDFKNITFPKLKEVTGFMVVYRVFGLETLGNLFPNLARIRGNTLLYNYALVIYDMAGLREVGLPNLLKIDRGGVIIWGNPLTCFVDTIDWDAIAPSSRHVLRIPDREARCNFPCTCSDIPSRNRCWNNRKCQRFLEGAERENCSSECVGCRNTNHSSCSLCRNYTFRGECVPRCPGGTYILSASNYCLTKDECLHLKHWTLNDKCVSECPNNYKEVNKNGTVSCIPCKDCQMTCKNLNLQDLSTIQLAERCVYVEGYLKIHIWSIPQVVNELNYYLKNIEEVSKYILIYGSIQLSSLHFLSSLKRIKGEVLYNGSYSLVMYDMQNLQTMFLPNVTQNLQVDKGSLRVYRNRMLCMSEIDKVKEAFPVAPREIDVPPGLNGYSAACDEVYPNLKIEVKNETYAIATFYPLPKDNVHYALLYVKIPHGIHSSMVPESCSDSEWSAVNIPNTAGSTVKVELSALRPATTYAVCIEKYDPTTRHLARSNITNFTTAVGKPEPPFILELVAKSYNIIVIRWVNHLDYRPYITKYELDVVLVDIKDHDITVRDHCMWMDDDLFEIDYSRHAKVMRPPNNYEKGCESTCGVLSSVTQGAMVEEYFDVCSAINGCDHETERPKNSSSRGVIRSLALDLASPRNNSYQVGGLLPFRDYRFHIRACTKDGCSTSARGVVRTLRLQSADRVSITFASANRSGFIDVKWDPPTRTNGPLLSYTLEIYSNQQIYDINHLLPQTWCVLGNVTSLKVKSSVAEKYLLRICSTTLGNAYNCNDWKKVSTLTQYELAWWWSGLLFGVFLPMFSCIIAWRLTEKLRETENIPLVDITSTQRQETEPPATMFSDFMPSNYISLSDLHFE from the exons ATGCTCAGTTTCTCCCACGAAGTTAAGAGTACGAGAACGTTCGAACCAGCTGAATATAACGGATTTTGTATTGACATGTTTATACATAGAAAGTCACTATTGTCGAAACTGGAGAACTGTACTATCGTGATTGGCGATCTGAAAATATCACCGCTAGACAGAACAAAACCGGAagactttaaaaatattacgttCCCTAAATTAAAAGAG GTGACTGGATTTATGGTTGTTTACCGTGTATTCGGATTGGAGACTCTGGGAAACTTGTTCCCAAATCTAGCCCGGATTCGGGGGAACACTCTTTTATATAACTACGCGTTGGTTATATACGATATGGCGGGACTACGGGAG GTGGGGTTGCCTAATCTTCTTAAAATAGACAGGGGCGGAGTTATAATCTGGGGGAATCCCCTAACTTGCTTCGTGGACACGATCGACTGGGATGCCATCGCGCCAAGTTCACGACACGTCCTCAGGATACCCGACAGAGAGGCCCGCTGTAACTTCCCTTGCACCTGCTCCGACATACCGTCTCGGAACCGCTGTTGGAATAATAG AAAATGCCAGCGTTTCCTGGAAGGGGCGGAGCGCGAGAATTGCAGCAGCGAGTGCGTCGGGTGTCGCAACACGAATCACAGCAGCTGCTCCCTCTGCCGGAATTACACGTTCCGGGGCGAATGTGTCCCGCGCTGTCCGGGTGGCAC ctaTATATTATCAGCAAGCAATTATTGCCTTACAAAAGACGAATGCTTACATTTGAAACACTGGACTTTGAACGACAAGTGCGTCTCAGAATGTCCTAACAATTACAAAGAGGTAAACAAGAATGGAACTGTCAGCTGTATTCCATGCAAAGATTGCCAAATG ACATGTAAAAATCTCAATCTACAGGATTTGTCTACAATTCAGCTTGCAGAAAGATGTGTCTACGTTGAAGGTTATTTGAAAATCCATATCTGGTCTATCCCACAAGTGGTCAATGAActaaattattacttaaaaaatattgaagagGTGTCAAAGTATATTCTCATCTATGGTTCTATCCAACTAAGTTCCTTGCATTTTCTTTCATCTCTGAAACGGATCAAGGGGGAAGTACTGTATAACGGGAGTTATAGCCTGGTTATGTACGACATGCAGAATCTTCAAACCATGTTTTTGCCAAATGTAACGCAAAATCTCCAAGTAGATAAAGGTTCTTTAAGAGTATACAGAAATAGAATGCTATGTATGAGTGAAATAGACAAGGTGAAAGAAGCATTTCCCGTAGCACCTCGTGAAATTGATGTACCCCCCGGATTAAATGGATATAGTGCAGCTTGTGACGAAGTCTACCCTAATCTAAAGATTGAAGTAAAGAATGAAACCTATGCCATAGCAACATTTTATCCCCTACCCAAAGATAACGTTCATTATGCACTTCTGTATGTGAAAATACCACATGGCATACATTCATCGATGGTGCCAGAATCGTGTAGTGATTCAGAATGGTCTGCTGTTAATATTCCAAACACAGCTGGCAGCACTGTCAAAGTGGAATTATCAGCGCTGAGGCCAGCTACAACCTATGCAGTTTGTATAGAAAAGTATGACCCAACAACTCGACATCTCGCGCGAAGCAATATCACAAATTTTACAACGGCTGTAGGTAAACCAGAACCACCTTTTATATTGGAACTTGTCGCAAAATCATACAATATCATTGTTATCAGATGGGTAAATCATTTGGATTATCGACCTTATATTACTAAATATGAACTAGATGTTGTTCTTGTTGATATCAAAGATCATGACATCACTGTGCGAGATCATTGCATGTGGATGGATGATGATTTGTTTGAAATAGATTATTCAAGACATGCAAAAGTAATGCGTCCGCCGAATAACTATGAAAAAGGATGTGAGTCTACGTGTGGTGTCTTGTCTTCGGTCACTCAAGGAGCCATGGTCGAAGAGTACTTTGACGTATGTAGTGCGATAAATGGCTGTGACCATGAGACTGAACGTCCTAAAAATTCCAGCTCTCGCGGTGTTATTAGGAGTTTGGCTTTAGATTTAGCCAGTCCTAGAAATAATAGCTATCAAGTTGGAGGTTTACTTCCATTCAGAGATTATAGATTTCATATAAGAGCTTGCACAAAAGATGGATGCAGTACATCCGCTAGAGGCGTCGTTAGGACGTTGCGGTTACAAAGTGCTGATAGAGTATCTATTACATTTGCCAGTGCCAATAGATCTGGTTTTATTGACGTGAAATGGGACCCTCCGACACGTACAAATGGACCTTTGCTATCCTATACACTTgaaatttattcaaatcaacAAATTTATGATATAAATCATTTGCTACCTCAAACTTGGTGCGTTCTTGGAAATGTAACAAGCCTAAAAGTAAAATCATCTGTTGCCGAGAAGTATTTACTGAGGATATGTTCCACGACACTTGGAAATGCTTACAATTGCAATGATTGGAAGAAAGTGTCGACTTTAACTCAGTATGAATTAGCTTGGTGGTGGAGCGGTCTGTTATTTGGAGTCTTCTTACCCATGTTCTCGTGCATTATAGCCTGGCGTCTGACTGAGAAGTTGAGAGAAACTGAAAATATACCGTTAGTTGATATTACTTCTACCCAGAGACAAGAAACGGAGCCTCCAGCAACTATGTTCTCAGACTTTATGCCAAGTAATTACATTTCGTTGAGCGATTTgcattttgaataa
- the LOC117989641 gene encoding insulin-like growth factor 1 receptor isoform X1 — translation MAKDTSLMWIIIYSTMLSFSHEVKSTRTFEPAEYNGFCIDMFIHRKSLLSKLENCTIVIGDLKISPLDRTKPEDFKNITFPKLKEVTGFMVVYRVFGLETLGNLFPNLARIRGNTLLYNYALVIYDMAGLREVGLPNLLKIDRGGVIIWGNPLTCFVDTIDWDAIAPSSRHVLRIPDREARCNFPCTCSDIPSRNRCWNNRKCQRFLEGAERENCSSECVGCRNTNHSSCSLCRNYTFRGECVPRCPGGTYILSASNYCLTKDECLHLKHWTLNDKCVSECPNNYKEVNKNGTVSCIPCKDCQMTCKNLNLQDLSTIQLAERCVYVEGYLKIHIWSIPQVVNELNYYLKNIEEVSKYILIYGSIQLSSLHFLSSLKRIKGEVLYNGSYSLVMYDMQNLQTMFLPNVTQNLQVDKGSLRVYRNRMLCMSEIDKVKEAFPVAPREIDVPPGLNGYSAACDEVYPNLKIEVKNETYAIATFYPLPKDNVHYALLYVKIPHGIHSSMVPESCSDSEWSAVNIPNTAGSTVKVELSALRPATTYAVCIEKYDPTTRHLARSNITNFTTAVGKPEPPFILELVAKSYNIIVIRWVNHLDYRPYITKYELDVVLVDIKDHDITVRDHCMWMDDDLFEIDYSRHAKVMRPPNNYEKGCESTCGVLSSVTQGAMVEEYFDVCSAINGCDHETERPKNSSSRGVIRSLALDLASPRNNSYQVGGLLPFRDYRFHIRACTKDGCSTSARGVVRTLRLQSADRVSITFASANRSGFIDVKWDPPTRTNGPLLSYTLEIYSNQQIYDINHLLPQTWCVLGNVTSLKVKSSVAEKYLLRICSTTLGNAYNCNDWKKVSTLTQYELAWWWSGLLFGVFLPMFSCIIAWRLTEKLRETENIPLVDITSTQRQETEPPATMFSDFMPSNYISLSDLHFE, via the exons ATGGCTAAGGACACGTCGTTGATGTG GATAATTATCTACAGTACCATGCTCAGTTTCTCCCACGAAGTTAAGAGTACGAGAACGTTCGAACCAGCTGAATATAACGGATTTTGTATTGACATGTTTATACATAGAAAGTCACTATTGTCGAAACTGGAGAACTGTACTATCGTGATTGGCGATCTGAAAATATCACCGCTAGACAGAACAAAACCGGAagactttaaaaatattacgttCCCTAAATTAAAAGAG GTGACTGGATTTATGGTTGTTTACCGTGTATTCGGATTGGAGACTCTGGGAAACTTGTTCCCAAATCTAGCCCGGATTCGGGGGAACACTCTTTTATATAACTACGCGTTGGTTATATACGATATGGCGGGACTACGGGAG GTGGGGTTGCCTAATCTTCTTAAAATAGACAGGGGCGGAGTTATAATCTGGGGGAATCCCCTAACTTGCTTCGTGGACACGATCGACTGGGATGCCATCGCGCCAAGTTCACGACACGTCCTCAGGATACCCGACAGAGAGGCCCGCTGTAACTTCCCTTGCACCTGCTCCGACATACCGTCTCGGAACCGCTGTTGGAATAATAG AAAATGCCAGCGTTTCCTGGAAGGGGCGGAGCGCGAGAATTGCAGCAGCGAGTGCGTCGGGTGTCGCAACACGAATCACAGCAGCTGCTCCCTCTGCCGGAATTACACGTTCCGGGGCGAATGTGTCCCGCGCTGTCCGGGTGGCAC ctaTATATTATCAGCAAGCAATTATTGCCTTACAAAAGACGAATGCTTACATTTGAAACACTGGACTTTGAACGACAAGTGCGTCTCAGAATGTCCTAACAATTACAAAGAGGTAAACAAGAATGGAACTGTCAGCTGTATTCCATGCAAAGATTGCCAAATG ACATGTAAAAATCTCAATCTACAGGATTTGTCTACAATTCAGCTTGCAGAAAGATGTGTCTACGTTGAAGGTTATTTGAAAATCCATATCTGGTCTATCCCACAAGTGGTCAATGAActaaattattacttaaaaaatattgaagagGTGTCAAAGTATATTCTCATCTATGGTTCTATCCAACTAAGTTCCTTGCATTTTCTTTCATCTCTGAAACGGATCAAGGGGGAAGTACTGTATAACGGGAGTTATAGCCTGGTTATGTACGACATGCAGAATCTTCAAACCATGTTTTTGCCAAATGTAACGCAAAATCTCCAAGTAGATAAAGGTTCTTTAAGAGTATACAGAAATAGAATGCTATGTATGAGTGAAATAGACAAGGTGAAAGAAGCATTTCCCGTAGCACCTCGTGAAATTGATGTACCCCCCGGATTAAATGGATATAGTGCAGCTTGTGACGAAGTCTACCCTAATCTAAAGATTGAAGTAAAGAATGAAACCTATGCCATAGCAACATTTTATCCCCTACCCAAAGATAACGTTCATTATGCACTTCTGTATGTGAAAATACCACATGGCATACATTCATCGATGGTGCCAGAATCGTGTAGTGATTCAGAATGGTCTGCTGTTAATATTCCAAACACAGCTGGCAGCACTGTCAAAGTGGAATTATCAGCGCTGAGGCCAGCTACAACCTATGCAGTTTGTATAGAAAAGTATGACCCAACAACTCGACATCTCGCGCGAAGCAATATCACAAATTTTACAACGGCTGTAGGTAAACCAGAACCACCTTTTATATTGGAACTTGTCGCAAAATCATACAATATCATTGTTATCAGATGGGTAAATCATTTGGATTATCGACCTTATATTACTAAATATGAACTAGATGTTGTTCTTGTTGATATCAAAGATCATGACATCACTGTGCGAGATCATTGCATGTGGATGGATGATGATTTGTTTGAAATAGATTATTCAAGACATGCAAAAGTAATGCGTCCGCCGAATAACTATGAAAAAGGATGTGAGTCTACGTGTGGTGTCTTGTCTTCGGTCACTCAAGGAGCCATGGTCGAAGAGTACTTTGACGTATGTAGTGCGATAAATGGCTGTGACCATGAGACTGAACGTCCTAAAAATTCCAGCTCTCGCGGTGTTATTAGGAGTTTGGCTTTAGATTTAGCCAGTCCTAGAAATAATAGCTATCAAGTTGGAGGTTTACTTCCATTCAGAGATTATAGATTTCATATAAGAGCTTGCACAAAAGATGGATGCAGTACATCCGCTAGAGGCGTCGTTAGGACGTTGCGGTTACAAAGTGCTGATAGAGTATCTATTACATTTGCCAGTGCCAATAGATCTGGTTTTATTGACGTGAAATGGGACCCTCCGACACGTACAAATGGACCTTTGCTATCCTATACACTTgaaatttattcaaatcaacAAATTTATGATATAAATCATTTGCTACCTCAAACTTGGTGCGTTCTTGGAAATGTAACAAGCCTAAAAGTAAAATCATCTGTTGCCGAGAAGTATTTACTGAGGATATGTTCCACGACACTTGGAAATGCTTACAATTGCAATGATTGGAAGAAAGTGTCGACTTTAACTCAGTATGAATTAGCTTGGTGGTGGAGCGGTCTGTTATTTGGAGTCTTCTTACCCATGTTCTCGTGCATTATAGCCTGGCGTCTGACTGAGAAGTTGAGAGAAACTGAAAATATACCGTTAGTTGATATTACTTCTACCCAGAGACAAGAAACGGAGCCTCCAGCAACTATGTTCTCAGACTTTATGCCAAGTAATTACATTTCGTTGAGCGATTTgcattttgaataa